DNA sequence from the Bacillota bacterium genome:
CTCCGCGAAACTGCAATTATCTGATAAGTTCGCGGAATTTTCTGGATCTCCTGCAACGCCACAAAACTTTTTCTCGCGACAACGAAAAACCGTCCCAACCCCACAAACCTTATGTCAAAACCTCAGTTGTTCCAGGGAACAGGCAGGAAAACCTAATTCCGGAAGCGAAATTATATGCTAAAGAACGTAATCGGGTAAGGTTGGTTCGGGTCTGTTGTGACAGCTTTCACAGCATTCTTATATGAAAAAGCACAGAACCCAAGTCTGGTTTGCTAGTGACGAATTGACGACTAATGTAGGGCAGGAAGATCACGTAAAAAAAGAGGCGCTTATCTATATGATTCAAACTGTGTGCTACTTATTTTCTGTTATCTTTGTTTTGTTAAGTTTCACTGTAGTCTTGCCCTTCTTAAGAAAATTTTCACGGAGTTTTTCTGCCCATCTCTTCGCTGTTGGGATCGTACTCCTCTCGGGTAGTACCATTTTCCTCGTAGTCATTGCCGTACGGGAAAGACTCCCCTGCCTCTGGATAGTGCTAGTCGGCCTTGGTACCTTCTTGGTCGCGGTCAGCGGCAGCAATTGTTGCACAGACCTTCTCCATCTCAGTGAATCCTACCGATCTATCGCCTTGCGGGACCCTTTAACCGGGATTCTAAACCGCCGGGGATTTGTGGAGGCAGTGCGGCTAGAGCTAAGCCGCACAAGGAGAAATCTCCAGCCCTTTACCATCGCCTTTTTCGATATTGATAACTTCAAAGACATCAACGATACCTACGGCCATCCCCATGGGGACAAACTGCTCCAGTTTGTCGGACAAGTCTGTATGAAAACCTTCCGAAAAAGCGACTGTGTAGCCCGGTTCGGGGGCGATGAGTTTTGTGTTCTCTTCCCCCAGACCACCAAGGAAGAGGCAACCCACATCGTGGACCGTTTCTGTGATGTACTAAAAGCCTTAACTGCCCAACAAGGGGTCACCATCGAACTGAGTGCAGGATTGGCCAGTTTCCCCGAAGACGGTCAGGATCTTCCCACCTTGTTGCATCGGGCCGATGAGATCATGTACGCCTCCAAGAGGCAAAGCAGAAGACACGACCTAGAAGAAAAGCCGCCAACAGCCCAGACCAATTAGAAGGCAACCGGCGACAAGGGAACCCCGGCGGTTGAACCAATGTTCCCGATGATACCGTCCTGCCAAGGATCCTAGATATACCAATCCGACGCAGACCAGGGAAACCAGGGGAATATGCCACCAGGTAAAGCCGATCAAAGAGGCGGCAAACCCGGCCACCAAGGCGTCCAGACCCAAGGCCAAACCCAAAAGAACTGACTCCAACCGATCCAAAGACCCGGACCGGTCCAGGTCAAAGGCTCCCGGATCCTTCAAGAAACCGACCCGATCCAAGAAGGCCAAAAAGCGAATTTTCCTGCGTAGCTGGTGGAAACAGGACCTTAGTCCCTGTAACAACTGCCCAAGTCCGATGACCATCAACACCCCGCCCCCAAGGATCCGCGCCACTCCCCCTGGGATCAACCCGGTGGCGGATTGACCAAGAAATAGGGACAATCCTAATAAAGAGGCGGTACACAAACCGATGATGAGTAGACTGGATACAGGAATCCTGATCCCTTGCAGGCTATAGGCCACTCCCACTGTGAAGCTATCTAGA
Encoded proteins:
- a CDS encoding GGDEF domain-containing protein, with translation MLVGLGTFLVAVSGSNCCTDLLHLSESYRSIALRDPLTGILNRRGFVEAVRLELSRTRRNLQPFTIAFFDIDNFKDINDTYGHPHGDKLLQFVGQVCMKTFRKSDCVARFGGDEFCVLFPQTTKEEATHIVDRFCDVLKALTAQQGVTIELSAGLASFPEDGQDLPTLLHRADEIMYASKRQSRRHDLEEKPPTAQTN